One region of Pirellulales bacterium genomic DNA includes:
- a CDS encoding MFS transporter, which translates to MTSDSGPSPPPASTEAQAPGVHHPVGFWFFFWGEFAERCSYYGMKTLLPLYLTNEMNISDGLAGAVQSWFKMAVYFLPLVGGYIADKFFGKYWTIIGFSIPYVLGHFILGIPQEWAVFTALALLAGGSGVIKPNVSTLMGLTYDQQRAGQDQLRAAAFMWFYFAVNIGSFISTSALPFARDKWGYAAAFQVPAWLMVAALAVFAAGKPFYAVEKIEHRLATPTERSEQRATLKSLFAIFLFIVFFWIAYEQNDSLWIYFLRDHVTLPQLWFMDKPLKSDALQAINPFLVVVFVPLFNFAFARLDPQAKFITRTRKMFAGLLFTGAASALMAAAGYLSEISGGNVSIGWYVAAFSVLTIGEVLVYGTGLELVYTFAPPRMKSFVTACFLLTVAIANFVNSGLFQFYGGRKAENTEEWRLPTVSPGTFFALTAAMMAAAAVGFYFVGRRFERGIVAKSNAGK; encoded by the coding sequence TTGACAAGCGATTCCGGTCCTTCTCCACCGCCGGCGTCTACCGAGGCGCAGGCTCCCGGCGTGCATCATCCCGTCGGATTCTGGTTCTTCTTTTGGGGTGAGTTCGCCGAGCGCTGCTCGTATTACGGCATGAAAACGCTGCTGCCTTTGTATCTGACCAATGAAATGAACATTTCGGACGGCCTGGCGGGTGCCGTGCAGTCATGGTTCAAGATGGCGGTCTACTTCTTGCCGCTTGTTGGCGGCTATATTGCCGATAAATTTTTCGGCAAATACTGGACGATCATTGGCTTCTCGATCCCCTACGTGCTGGGGCATTTTATCTTGGGAATTCCGCAGGAGTGGGCGGTTTTTACGGCGTTGGCATTGTTGGCTGGCGGTAGCGGCGTAATCAAACCGAACGTCTCGACGCTGATGGGGCTGACCTATGATCAACAGCGCGCGGGCCAAGATCAGCTTCGCGCGGCGGCGTTTATGTGGTTTTATTTCGCGGTCAACATTGGTTCGTTTATTTCCACCTCGGCGTTGCCTTTTGCGCGCGATAAGTGGGGTTACGCGGCGGCCTTTCAAGTTCCCGCCTGGCTGATGGTCGCAGCGCTGGCAGTCTTCGCGGCCGGAAAACCTTTTTACGCCGTCGAAAAAATCGAACACCGGCTGGCGACACCGACGGAGCGGAGCGAACAACGGGCAACGCTCAAGTCGCTCTTTGCGATCTTTCTGTTTATCGTATTTTTCTGGATCGCCTACGAACAAAACGATTCGCTGTGGATTTACTTTCTCCGCGACCATGTCACCCTGCCGCAACTATGGTTCATGGACAAACCGCTGAAATCCGACGCGTTGCAGGCGATTAATCCGTTCTTGGTCGTGGTGTTCGTTCCCTTGTTCAATTTCGCCTTCGCGCGACTCGATCCGCAAGCAAAATTCATCACGCGGACCAGAAAGATGTTCGCCGGGCTGTTGTTTACCGGTGCGGCGTCCGCTTTGATGGCAGCGGCTGGTTACTTGTCGGAAATCTCAGGAGGCAACGTTTCAATCGGGTGGTATGTCGCCGCCTTCTCGGTATTGACCATCGGCGAAGTCTTGGTCTATGGCACGGGCCTGGAATTGGTATACACCTTTGCCCCGCCGCGGATGAAAAGCTTCGTCACTGCGTGTTTTTTGCTCACGGTGGCGATCGCAAATTTTGTCAACTCGGGGCTGTTCCAATTTTACGGCGGACGCAAGGCCGAAAATACGGAAGAGTGGCGCCTGCCGACGGTGTCGCCGGGAACCTTTTTCGCCCTGACGGCGGCAATGATGGCCGCAGCCGCTGTCGGCTTCTACTTCGTCGGCCGCCGATTTGAGCGCGGAATCGTGGCAAAGTCGAATGCGGGCAAGTAG
- a CDS encoding M28 family peptidase gives MLLFSYRITWIVVLLIATGCEGAPPTTAAKAAPPARMAPKIAFDGAASFEYLKQICAIGPRYSGSKGMREQQALLVEHFQKLGANVTKQEFQARHPQSGGAVQMANLIIQWHPERKERVLLVAHYDTRPLPDRDPRNPRGNFIGANDGGSGVAVLMELGKAMPKFDSPLGVDFLLVDGEELVFREGDPYCLGSAHFARQYFADPPEHQYRWGVVLDMVGGRNARFFQESNSAGWRDTLPLVEQIWATAARLGVREFVAQIGEQVTDDHIPLHDIAHIPTCDIIGWPYQAWHTQADTPAQCSAATLGKVGWVIFEWLKEQK, from the coding sequence ATGCTGCTGTTTTCCTACCGTATCACATGGATTGTCGTACTGCTCATCGCGACGGGTTGCGAAGGCGCACCGCCCACCACGGCTGCCAAAGCAGCGCCTCCCGCTCGCATGGCGCCCAAAATTGCTTTTGATGGAGCTGCCTCGTTTGAATATCTCAAGCAGATATGTGCGATCGGGCCACGATACAGCGGGTCGAAGGGAATGCGCGAGCAACAAGCGTTGCTCGTAGAGCATTTTCAAAAGCTAGGGGCGAACGTCACGAAGCAGGAATTTCAAGCGCGGCATCCACAATCAGGCGGGGCCGTACAAATGGCCAACCTGATCATCCAGTGGCATCCGGAGCGAAAAGAGCGAGTGTTGCTTGTCGCTCATTACGACACCCGCCCCTTGCCCGACCGCGATCCGCGAAATCCCCGCGGCAACTTTATCGGCGCCAATGACGGCGGTAGCGGCGTGGCGGTGCTGATGGAATTGGGTAAGGCCATGCCGAAATTCGACAGCCCACTTGGCGTCGATTTCTTGTTGGTTGACGGCGAAGAATTGGTGTTCCGCGAAGGCGACCCATATTGCCTCGGTTCTGCGCATTTTGCTAGGCAGTATTTCGCAGATCCACCGGAGCATCAATATCGCTGGGGCGTGGTGCTCGATATGGTGGGTGGAAGAAACGCGAGGTTTTTTCAGGAATCCAACAGCGCCGGCTGGCGCGACACGCTGCCGCTGGTGGAACAAATCTGGGCAACGGCGGCTCGCCTCGGGGTGCGCGAATTCGTAGCGCAGATCGGAGAACAAGTCACCGACGACCACATTCCACTCCACGACATCGCACATATCCCAACGTGCGACATCATCGGTTGGCCCTATCAAGCGTGGCATACTCAAGCCGACACGCCGGCACAATGCTCCGCGGCGACGCTTGGCAAAGTAGGCTGGGTAATTTTCGAATGGCTGAAGGAGCAGAAGTAG
- a CDS encoding CHAD domain-containing protein, with the protein MAKNSKWIEANCKDEPVSHVACRVIRSRLKAVCGWLIQAAEDDLRGGESVHQLRVATRRAMVAIDLFERLLPRRRSNWLRKRLKQIRKTAGPARDLDVMAKRLSTDVDQRSAGDDMVDGLTAMLEQIAEARCDAQADIIEVRRKLKKTGFSRRARKLADKAHWRVDESLEPTFHSAAAATMRTIVTEFFDAAESDLDCTQALHEIRIAAKHLRYAMEVFAGVFSSAFRGELYPLIEQLQEQLGTVNDHATAQRQYSQWLTNHDCQPQRSILQKLIAQEAAALQQSTAAFRQWWTSQRAADLKARLLSEISPTEARCA; encoded by the coding sequence ATGGCTAAGAACAGTAAATGGATCGAAGCCAACTGCAAGGATGAACCGGTCAGCCATGTCGCTTGCCGCGTGATACGATCTCGATTGAAAGCTGTTTGCGGTTGGTTGATCCAGGCAGCGGAAGACGACTTGCGGGGTGGCGAGAGCGTGCATCAATTGCGCGTTGCCACACGGCGCGCCATGGTGGCGATCGATTTGTTCGAGCGGCTACTGCCAAGGCGTCGGAGCAACTGGCTCCGTAAGCGATTGAAACAGATTCGCAAAACCGCCGGTCCGGCGCGCGATTTGGACGTGATGGCGAAGCGTCTTTCCACCGATGTGGATCAGCGCTCAGCGGGGGACGATATGGTAGACGGTTTGACGGCAATGCTCGAGCAAATTGCCGAGGCACGGTGCGATGCGCAAGCAGACATCATCGAAGTTCGTCGCAAATTGAAGAAAACGGGATTTTCGCGACGCGCAAGGAAATTGGCCGACAAGGCGCACTGGCGAGTGGATGAATCGCTCGAACCGACATTTCACTCGGCGGCAGCCGCGACTATGCGTACGATCGTGACAGAATTCTTTGACGCAGCCGAGTCCGATCTCGATTGCACACAAGCGCTGCACGAGATTCGCATCGCGGCAAAACATTTGCGCTATGCGATGGAAGTTTTTGCCGGCGTATTCAGTTCTGCGTTCCGCGGCGAATTGTATCCACTGATCGAACAATTGCAGGAACAGCTCGGTACGGTCAACGATCATGCGACTGCGCAACGACAATACTCGCAGTGGCTCACCAATCACGATTGTCAACCACAGCGATCCATCCTACAGAAACTCATTGCCCAGGAAGCGGCGGCACTCCAGCAATCCACCGCAGCGTTCCGCCAATGGTGGACGTCGCAGCGGGCCGCCGATCTAAAAGCCCGACTTTTGAGCGAGATTTCGCCGACGGAAGCGCGGTGCGCGTGA